One genomic segment of Sphingorhabdus sp. M41 includes these proteins:
- the gspJ gene encoding type II secretion system minor pseudopilin GspJ, whose translation MDKVSAKSCNRNGFTLVEMMVALFIFAMLSVAGVIMLRTAVDSDEITAKNLGKMAEMQRFVSLMEADLSQALPRTSRDDRGDRTPAFGSEAGGAEPAFLKFTRGGQSNINGQARSNLERIEYRLTDGNLERWRYRMTDGGKIDQPAVLISQITSLDLRFRDKRGQWSSRWEAERLADLPRAIEIQFEQQGRRYRHLFLVGTGYL comes from the coding sequence ATGGACAAAGTCTCCGCCAAATCCTGCAATCGCAATGGCTTCACTCTGGTCGAGATGATGGTAGCGCTGTTCATTTTTGCGATGCTGTCGGTGGCTGGGGTGATCATGCTTCGGACTGCGGTCGATAGCGACGAGATAACCGCAAAAAATCTGGGGAAGATGGCTGAAATGCAGCGCTTTGTCTCTTTGATGGAGGCCGATTTGAGCCAGGCCTTGCCGCGGACATCTCGTGATGATCGTGGTGACCGAACGCCGGCCTTCGGTAGTGAAGCGGGCGGAGCCGAACCGGCTTTCCTGAAATTCACACGCGGTGGCCAGAGCAATATCAACGGCCAGGCGCGATCCAATCTGGAGCGGATTGAATATCGGCTTACGGACGGCAATCTGGAGCGGTGGCGATACCGGATGACAGATGGCGGCAAGATTGATCAGCCAGCGGTTCTGATTTCGCAAATCACTTCACTCGATCTGCGCTTTCGCGACAAGCGAGGGCAGTGGTCCAGTCGCTGGGAAGCCGAGCGCCTGGCAGATTTGCCGCGGGCGATTGAGATCCAGTTTGAACAGCAGGGCCGACGCTATCGCCATTTGTTCCTCGTCGGGACCGGCTATCTGTGA
- the gspK gene encoding type II secretion system minor pseudopilin GspK, whose protein sequence is MSEFQEIGTEKERGAALLTVLLLVAVIAILAAHGIDRLAGATKLASNARELSQAKAYLIAAESIGMQSAEQIVSASPGRTINVGGWNGKEQSFPVPGGIITASLADGGNCFNINSLVTQQQDVLTARPEGLAQFSRLMVMLGILDGDAADIAESVADWIDSDMVAAPRGAEDQYYLQQESPYRTANALIVDVSELRTIKGVTDDVYVRLAPWICALPTTDLSPVNINTLRPEQAILLAMLGAVPSDLTPARQFLGRRPELGYGSLNDFWAQSYPASLGAAAEVQSQVKLTTRWFRVDLAVEMQSALVEERALIDAARQPARLVHRQRGDTF, encoded by the coding sequence GTGAGCGAATTTCAGGAAATTGGGACCGAGAAGGAACGGGGCGCAGCGCTGTTGACGGTGTTGTTGCTGGTCGCAGTGATTGCGATATTGGCGGCGCACGGGATTGACCGGCTGGCCGGCGCTACCAAGCTTGCCTCCAATGCGCGCGAACTGTCGCAAGCCAAGGCCTATCTGATCGCGGCCGAATCGATCGGAATGCAGTCGGCCGAGCAGATTGTGTCCGCTTCTCCGGGCCGGACGATCAATGTCGGCGGCTGGAACGGCAAGGAGCAGAGCTTTCCGGTGCCCGGCGGGATTATCACGGCATCGCTGGCCGACGGGGGCAATTGCTTCAACATCAACAGCCTTGTTACGCAGCAGCAGGATGTCCTGACGGCAAGGCCGGAAGGTCTGGCGCAATTTTCGCGGCTGATGGTCATGCTCGGCATATTGGACGGTGATGCTGCGGATATTGCGGAATCGGTCGCTGACTGGATCGACAGCGATATGGTGGCGGCGCCCCGTGGAGCGGAGGATCAATATTATCTCCAGCAGGAAAGCCCCTATCGCACGGCCAATGCGCTGATCGTCGATGTCAGCGAGTTGCGGACAATCAAGGGCGTGACCGACGATGTGTACGTCCGCCTCGCGCCCTGGATTTGTGCCTTGCCGACCACCGATTTGTCGCCGGTCAATATCAACACGTTGCGGCCGGAGCAGGCGATCTTGTTGGCCATGCTGGGAGCGGTCCCGTCCGATCTCACACCGGCGCGGCAATTTCTCGGGCGGCGGCCGGAACTGGGATATGGCAGCCTCAATGATTTCTGGGCGCAATCCTATCCTGCCAGCCTCGGAGCCGCGGCTGAAGTCCAGAGCCAGGTCAAGCTGACCACTCGCTGGTTCCGCGTTGATCTGGCGGTCGAGATGCAAAGCGCGCTGGTCGAGGAGCGGGCGTTGATCGATGCGGCGCGGCAACCGGCCCGGCTTGTCCATCGTCAGCGCGGCGATACGTTTTAA
- a CDS encoding Leu/Phe/Val dehydrogenase yields the protein MSVMWDLPDFDDHEAVHFFHDADSGLSAIIALHSTHLGPGAGGTRFWHYENRETAVTDALRLSRGMSFKNAMAGLPLGGGKAVILADRNRTKTPEMLAAFGRMIESLGGQYVTAEDVGITAADMVALTKETKYVSGLPVSNSGEAGGDPGPFTAMGVYLGVKAAVAHKLGRESMDGVHVAIQGVGSVGGGLARLLAKDGAKLSIADINKDHAAALAEEIGATVVGLDEVMRIEADVFSPNALGAILDKVSIAHLNVPIVAGGANNQLATPEDGQRIFDRNILFAPDYVINSGGIISVGLEYLGDGDVKEVNRRVAMIPQRLTEIWEQSAAQKLPDSDVADNMAMALIGRG from the coding sequence ATGAGCGTGATGTGGGATTTGCCGGATTTTGACGACCATGAAGCGGTCCATTTTTTCCATGATGCCGACAGCGGGCTCAGCGCGATTATCGCGCTGCACAGCACGCATCTCGGCCCCGGCGCGGGCGGAACCCGGTTCTGGCATTACGAGAATCGCGAAACCGCGGTGACCGATGCGCTGCGCCTTTCGCGCGGCATGAGCTTCAAGAACGCGATGGCCGGTCTGCCACTGGGTGGCGGCAAGGCGGTGATTCTCGCCGACCGCAATCGCACCAAGACACCGGAAATGCTCGCCGCTTTCGGCCGGATGATCGAGTCGCTCGGCGGCCAATATGTCACCGCTGAAGATGTCGGGATCACCGCTGCCGATATGGTCGCTCTGACCAAGGAAACCAAATATGTCTCCGGACTGCCGGTCAGCAACAGCGGCGAAGCCGGCGGCGATCCCGGACCCTTTACCGCAATGGGTGTCTATCTCGGCGTGAAGGCCGCGGTAGCGCACAAGCTGGGCCGCGAATCCATGGACGGTGTCCATGTCGCGATCCAGGGTGTTGGCAGCGTTGGTGGCGGACTTGCCCGTCTGCTGGCCAAGGATGGGGCGAAGCTAAGTATCGCTGACATCAACAAGGACCATGCGGCTGCGCTGGCAGAGGAAATCGGAGCCACGGTCGTCGGTCTCGACGAGGTCATGCGGATCGAGGCAGATGTCTTTAGTCCCAATGCTTTGGGCGCGATACTGGACAAGGTTTCCATCGCTCATCTCAATGTTCCGATCGTTGCGGGCGGTGCCAATAACCAGCTGGCGACTCCTGAAGACGGACAGCGAATCTTCGACCGTAACATATTGTTCGCGCCGGATTATGTCATCAACTCCGGCGGGATCATCAGCGTCGGTCTGGAATATCTAGGCGACGGCGACGTCAAAGAAGTTAATCGTCGGGTCGCGATGATTCCGCAGCGTCTGACCGAAATCTGGGAACAGAGCGCGGCGCAAAAATTGCCAGATTCCGATGTCGCCGACAATATGGCGATGGCGTTGATCGGCCGGGGTTAG
- a CDS encoding phytase: MKNIISPLLLGSLALAGCATPSGTVTAAPTLELTADAETVPVGTVNRDAADDPAIWRNADDPANSLIIGTDKRAGLYVYGLDGSKKSFLPEGELNNVDLREVMIGGEKTVLVGASIRNDRANAHIGLYRLDPESAELTLLGKYPVGPGEAYGFCFGQDSGGETFAYMIEKSGFVREITLSFEGSTPSATITREYKLATQPEGCVVDDRTGRLYVGEENSGIWLFDLNADNFEPQRFANINGKELVADVEGLALAPTGETGGYLVASSQGDNAYVLYDLTTGAYVNRFRLVDGTIDGTSETDGIEVILGDFGPDYPEGLMVMQDGANEGGTQNFKLVSWAKIKAAVTP, encoded by the coding sequence ATGAAAAATATAATCTCCCCTCTCCTGCTCGGCAGCCTGGCTTTGGCCGGTTGCGCGACCCCGTCCGGTACAGTCACTGCTGCGCCAACCCTCGAACTGACCGCGGACGCAGAAACCGTTCCGGTCGGCACCGTCAATCGCGATGCGGCGGATGATCCGGCGATCTGGCGCAATGCCGATGATCCGGCGAACAGCCTGATAATCGGGACCGACAAGCGCGCCGGTCTCTATGTCTACGGACTGGATGGATCGAAAAAATCCTTCCTGCCCGAAGGCGAACTCAACAATGTCGATCTGCGCGAAGTCATGATCGGTGGCGAGAAGACCGTGCTGGTCGGTGCCAGCATCCGCAACGACCGCGCCAATGCGCATATCGGTCTGTACCGGCTCGATCCCGAATCCGCGGAACTGACGCTGCTGGGCAAATATCCGGTCGGTCCCGGCGAAGCTTATGGTTTCTGCTTCGGTCAGGACAGCGGCGGCGAGACCTTCGCCTATATGATCGAGAAAAGCGGCTTTGTCCGCGAGATCACCCTCTCCTTTGAGGGCAGCACGCCGAGCGCAACCATTACCCGGGAATATAAGCTCGCGACCCAGCCGGAGGGCTGCGTCGTCGATGACCGCACGGGGCGGCTTTATGTCGGCGAGGAAAATAGCGGCATCTGGCTGTTCGATCTGAACGCGGACAATTTCGAGCCGCAGCGCTTTGCCAATATCAATGGCAAGGAACTGGTGGCCGATGTCGAAGGACTGGCGCTCGCGCCTACCGGAGAAACCGGCGGCTATCTGGTCGCCTCTAGCCAGGGCGACAATGCCTATGTGCTCTATGACCTGACCACAGGCGCCTATGTGAACCGCTTCAGGCTGGTAGATGGAACAATCGACGGCACTTCGGAAACAGACGGGATTGAAGTCATCTTGGGCGACTTTGGCCCCGACTATCCCGAAGGCCTGATGGTCATGCAGGATGGTGCAAATGAAGGCGGCACGCAAAATTTCAAGCTGGTCAGCTGGGCCAAAATCAAGGCTGCAGTCACGCCATAA
- a CDS encoding TonB-dependent receptor, translating into MAKISKFRRGLLIGSAGIMVTLPTVAWAGTVTGVVSDPSETRGLQSAQVRIVELDRVVTTERDGSYRFPDVPAGTYTLETRYIGADTSQASVTVTETGLVVANITLQTGSGTEILVIGQSANQASALSRKREGDGVSSVLTRDAIGQFPDQNVAESLRRVPGVNILNDQGEGRFVSVRGLDPNLNASSLNGVRIPSPESDVRSVALDVISSDLIESIEIKKSLTPDMDGDTIGASIEISTVSAFDRKKDLLTGKIEGSYNEYSGDVTPKGSIDFSTRLTDDIGVAGGVSYYKRKFETDNIEAEGWDVNDDGIAYADEVQFRDYDVERERISASLSFDFRASDSTELYVRGIYSQFDDQEYRARTTFKLDEAASSGDANSALFDDADGEIEIERDMKDRFESQKIRSIVVGGKTETGPWKAEYSGSWSKSSESENGSLDPTTFSNKFEGDGVSVLFDYADDRIPAYSYASGAALANDASLYDLGDVELTALSAAQDEEFSARLDVSRLFAMGSGDFTVQAGFKGRWREKRYDNDVEFYEDSTGSYTLANVLGEQTYRLADLGPVVSRTGATEYFRANFGDFELQDIDSQFDSAVSDYINQEDIYAGYLLGRWDSEEVRVIGGVRFERTENVISANTVTLVEEDAVFNGVTLTDDTVFVTPNGFTRSYDDWLPSLNVRFEPQRNLVFRAAGYRSVVRPNLSDLAPRFAVEQNDDNEREGEFGNPDLQPYEAWNFDAAAEFYFSSNGALTANVFYKDIKNFIVSSLEENGTRFGIDFDEATIPINGSSAEVFGIELGFAQALNFLPDPLDGFLVNFNYTYTDASGTVPTDGDITNLRSIALPSSSKHTFNAVLGYEKGPFDFRLAGTYRDHYLDELGAEAGEDRYVDNHFQLDASVKLKLNNNIRLFAEWININNAKYSAYQNFDTRKRLLQYEEYGSTFKFGAKITM; encoded by the coding sequence ATGGCAAAAATATCTAAATTTCGCAGAGGGTTACTAATCGGATCAGCGGGGATCATGGTGACGCTACCGACCGTAGCCTGGGCCGGCACCGTGACCGGTGTCGTCAGCGATCCCAGCGAAACCAGAGGGTTGCAATCGGCGCAGGTTCGCATTGTGGAACTGGACCGTGTCGTGACCACGGAACGCGACGGCAGCTATCGATTTCCCGATGTCCCGGCCGGCACCTATACGCTCGAGACCCGCTATATCGGAGCCGACACCAGTCAAGCCAGCGTGACCGTCACCGAAACCGGCCTTGTTGTCGCGAACATCACGTTGCAGACCGGCTCCGGCACCGAAATCCTGGTCATCGGCCAAAGTGCCAACCAGGCCAGCGCCCTGTCGCGCAAACGCGAAGGTGATGGCGTGTCGTCGGTTCTGACTCGAGACGCAATCGGTCAGTTTCCGGACCAGAATGTCGCAGAATCCCTACGCCGGGTACCCGGGGTCAATATTCTCAATGATCAGGGCGAAGGCCGGTTTGTTTCAGTCCGTGGCCTCGACCCCAATCTGAACGCCTCCTCGCTGAACGGCGTCCGGATCCCTTCACCGGAAAGCGATGTCCGTTCCGTGGCTCTGGACGTTATTTCCAGCGATCTCATTGAATCGATCGAAATCAAGAAATCGCTCACCCCTGACATGGATGGCGATACGATCGGTGCCTCGATCGAAATCAGCACGGTCAGTGCCTTTGACCGCAAGAAGGATCTGCTGACGGGCAAGATTGAAGGCAGCTACAACGAATATTCGGGCGACGTAACGCCAAAGGGCAGCATCGATTTCTCGACTCGCCTCACCGACGATATCGGCGTGGCCGGAGGCGTTTCTTACTATAAGCGCAAGTTCGAAACCGACAATATCGAAGCAGAAGGCTGGGACGTCAATGATGACGGCATAGCCTATGCCGACGAGGTCCAGTTTCGCGACTATGACGTCGAACGGGAACGGATCAGCGCCTCGCTTTCCTTCGATTTCCGCGCAAGCGATAGCACCGAACTTTATGTTCGCGGCATTTACAGCCAGTTTGATGATCAGGAATATCGCGCCCGGACCACATTCAAACTGGATGAAGCAGCCAGCAGCGGCGATGCCAACAGCGCCCTGTTCGATGATGCGGACGGTGAAATCGAAATCGAACGCGACATGAAAGATCGTTTCGAAAGCCAGAAGATCCGTTCCATAGTCGTCGGCGGCAAGACCGAAACAGGTCCCTGGAAAGCAGAATATTCCGGCAGCTGGTCCAAATCCAGCGAATCGGAAAATGGCTCGCTCGACCCCACAACTTTTTCCAATAAATTCGAAGGCGACGGCGTCAGTGTGCTGTTCGACTATGCAGACGATCGCATACCGGCATATAGCTACGCGTCCGGCGCTGCTCTCGCCAATGACGCCAGTCTTTATGATCTGGGAGATGTTGAACTGACCGCTCTTTCAGCCGCTCAGGACGAAGAATTTTCCGCCCGACTGGACGTTTCCCGCCTTTTCGCGATGGGCAGTGGCGATTTCACCGTCCAGGCCGGTTTCAAGGGTCGCTGGCGAGAAAAGCGATATGACAATGACGTCGAATTTTATGAAGACAGCACCGGCAGTTATACGCTCGCCAACGTGCTGGGCGAGCAAACCTATCGCCTCGCCGACCTCGGACCGGTTGTCAGCCGGACCGGTGCGACCGAATATTTTCGTGCCAATTTCGGTGATTTCGAGTTGCAGGATATCGACAGCCAGTTCGATTCCGCCGTCTCGGATTATATCAATCAGGAAGATATTTATGCCGGCTATCTGCTGGGGCGCTGGGATAGTGAAGAGGTCCGCGTGATTGGCGGCGTCCGCTTTGAACGCACGGAGAATGTCATTTCCGCCAACACAGTCACGCTGGTAGAAGAGGATGCGGTCTTCAACGGGGTGACACTGACCGACGACACGGTATTCGTCACGCCCAATGGCTTCACGCGCAGCTATGACGACTGGCTCCCCAGCCTCAATGTCCGCTTTGAACCGCAGCGCAATCTTGTATTTCGCGCTGCCGGCTATCGCAGCGTGGTGAGACCCAATCTGTCTGACCTGGCCCCTCGGTTCGCGGTCGAGCAAAATGACGACAATGAGCGCGAAGGCGAATTTGGCAATCCCGACTTGCAGCCCTACGAAGCCTGGAACTTCGATGCCGCAGCGGAATTTTACTTCAGTTCCAACGGCGCGCTCACGGCCAATGTCTTTTACAAGGATATCAAGAATTTCATCGTCAGCTCGCTGGAGGAAAACGGCACGCGCTTCGGCATAGATTTCGACGAAGCAACCATACCGATCAACGGTTCCAGCGCCGAAGTGTTCGGCATCGAACTGGGTTTTGCGCAAGCGCTCAATTTCCTGCCGGACCCGCTCGACGGTTTTCTTGTCAACTTCAACTATACCTATACCGACGCCAGCGGCACGGTACCAACCGACGGCGATATCACCAATCTGCGCAGCATCGCGCTGCCCAGCAGTTCCAAGCATACGTTCAACGCGGTGCTCGGTTACGAGAAAGGCCCTTTCGATTTCCGTCTGGCGGGCACTTATCGGGATCATTATCTCGACGAGCTCGGCGCGGAAGCCGGCGAGGACCGCTATGTCGACAATCATTTCCAGCTCGACGCCAGCGTGAAGCTGAAACTGAACAACAATATCCGGCTATTCGCGGAATGGATCAACATCAACAACGCCAAATATTCCGCCTATCAGAATTTCGATACGCGCAAGCGGCTGCTGCAATATGAAGAATATGGCTCGACCTTCAAATTTGGCGCAAAGATAACAATGTGA
- a CDS encoding DUF983 domain-containing protein, with translation MAGFETLLDRIVDDMSSSDGADKEMTQNLDTPGLPKTAFEAFTRGLRGRCPSCGEGKMFPRLLKPIEHCPICGQDWTAQQADDFPAYIAIILTGHILAPIIIYMINDTDFSVWTNLAIIITLALLLIAALLQPAKGAVIALQWWMGLNGFEKPGRPVAASLAETAELPENIQDHR, from the coding sequence ATGGCCGGATTTGAAACTTTGCTCGACAGAATCGTTGATGACATGAGCAGCAGCGATGGAGCAGACAAAGAAATGACGCAGAACCTCGATACACCCGGCCTGCCGAAGACGGCTTTTGAAGCCTTCACCCGTGGCCTGCGGGGCCGCTGCCCGAGCTGCGGTGAAGGCAAGATGTTCCCTCGTCTGCTCAAGCCGATCGAACATTGCCCGATATGTGGCCAGGACTGGACCGCGCAACAGGCGGATGATTTTCCTGCCTATATCGCCATTATCCTAACCGGACATATTCTCGCGCCGATCATCATCTACATGATAAATGATACCGATTTTTCCGTCTGGACCAATCTGGCGATCATAATCACCCTGGCGCTGCTGCTGATCGCTGCACTGCTGCAACCGGCCAAGGGTGCAGTCATTGCCTTGCAATGGTGGATGGGATTGAACGGATTTGAAAAGCCCGGCCGGCCCGTCGCAGCCAGTTTAGCGGAGACAGCCGAATTACCGGAGAATATCCAGGACCACCGATAA
- a CDS encoding helix-turn-helix domain-containing protein, producing the protein MITSQQMRAARALLGIDQRQLAELAGLSLPTIQRMEASGGQVRGVVDTLVKVIGALESGGIELIGENAPSIGIGRGVRMRETMDGRAANAVGSILFDQARSDADKE; encoded by the coding sequence ATGATCACGTCGCAGCAAATGCGGGCAGCGCGTGCCCTGCTCGGTATCGATCAGCGGCAACTGGCCGAACTGGCTGGCCTGTCGCTGCCGACGATCCAGCGGATGGAAGCGTCGGGCGGGCAGGTGCGTGGCGTGGTCGACACTCTGGTCAAGGTTATCGGGGCGCTCGAAAGCGGCGGAATCGAGCTGATTGGCGAAAATGCGCCCAGCATTGGCATCGGCCGCGGTGTGCGGATGCGCGAGACCATGGATGGCAGAGCGGCGAATGCGGTGGGCTCGATATTGTTCGATCAGGCAAGGTCGGACGCGGACAAAGAATAG
- a CDS encoding SulP family inorganic anion transporter: MQGFTPKIITTMREGYNPGLFKADAVAGLTVAIVALPLSMALAIASGASPDKGLITAVIAGFLISFLGGSRVQVGGPTGAFVVVVYNVIAQYGYDGLLLATFMAGLILIAAGAFKLGRLIKFIPHPVVTGFTAGIAVIIASSQVKDFLGLSLDNVPSEFLPKWQAYFSAISSVHMATLLAGGGAFFVIVALKRFAPRLPGFLIALVLASIMVALLKLPVDTIGTRFPDMPATMPMPSLPVFGWARMVELLPSAFTIAFLAGIEALLSAVVADGMIGTRHRSNQELIGQGIANLGSVAFGGLPATGAIARTATNIKAGAKTPVAGMMHALFILLFILFGSGLMAYVPMAALAAILFVVAWGMCEIDRFIALLRMPNSDRAVLLLTFGLTILVDLTVAIGVGVTLASLLFMARMSETVELENGNSADREGQSDGDDLDQRDDLPSGVEVFRISGPVFFGVAGELLDAMRKIGRTPRVIILRMRLVPMLDASGVTMIEEFIEQARVSGAKIILSGVQPQPRDMLRRIGLSEDEADVCFAADYAAALRNAERLTSSG; encoded by the coding sequence GTGCAAGGCTTTACCCCCAAAATCATCACGACAATGCGTGAAGGCTATAATCCCGGCCTGTTCAAGGCCGATGCTGTCGCAGGACTGACGGTCGCAATCGTTGCTCTGCCGCTTTCGATGGCCCTGGCAATTGCCAGCGGGGCTTCTCCCGACAAGGGCTTGATTACCGCGGTTATTGCCGGATTCCTGATCTCTTTCCTCGGTGGCTCGCGGGTTCAGGTTGGCGGGCCGACGGGTGCCTTTGTCGTGGTTGTGTACAATGTCATTGCCCAATATGGCTATGACGGCTTGCTGCTCGCCACATTCATGGCGGGTCTGATTCTCATAGCTGCCGGGGCGTTCAAGCTCGGCCGGCTGATCAAATTTATCCCGCATCCGGTGGTGACCGGCTTTACCGCCGGGATCGCCGTGATCATTGCCTCCAGTCAGGTGAAGGATTTTCTCGGCCTGTCGCTCGATAATGTCCCTTCCGAATTTTTACCGAAATGGCAGGCCTATTTCAGCGCGATATCGTCGGTTCATATGGCGACTCTGCTGGCCGGGGGCGGTGCTTTCTTCGTGATTGTCGCACTCAAGAGATTTGCCCCCAGGCTGCCGGGTTTCCTGATTGCGCTCGTGCTGGCCTCGATCATGGTCGCGCTGCTCAAGCTGCCCGTCGATACGATCGGGACGCGGTTTCCAGATATGCCGGCGACGATGCCGATGCCGTCGCTGCCGGTGTTCGGCTGGGCAAGGATGGTCGAATTGCTCCCTTCTGCCTTCACGATCGCCTTTCTTGCCGGGATCGAGGCGCTGCTGTCGGCGGTGGTCGCGGACGGGATGATTGGCACGCGCCACCGTTCCAATCAGGAGCTGATCGGGCAGGGCATTGCCAATCTCGGTTCGGTCGCGTTCGGTGGACTGCCTGCGACGGGTGCGATTGCGCGGACGGCGACGAATATCAAGGCCGGGGCAAAAACCCCCGTGGCGGGTATGATGCACGCGCTGTTCATCCTGTTGTTCATTTTGTTCGGCAGTGGCCTGATGGCCTATGTGCCGATGGCTGCGCTGGCTGCCATCCTGTTCGTCGTCGCCTGGGGCATGTGCGAAATCGACCGGTTCATTGCGCTGCTGCGCATGCCCAATAGCGATCGCGCGGTATTGCTGCTGACCTTCGGGCTGACCATATTGGTCGATCTTACCGTGGCGATTGGCGTCGGCGTCACCCTGGCATCGCTGCTGTTCATGGCTCGGATGAGCGAGACCGTGGAGCTGGAGAACGGAAATTCAGCTGATCGCGAGGGCCAGTCTGATGGTGATGATCTGGATCAGCGCGACGATCTCCCGAGCGGAGTTGAAGTGTTCCGGATCAGCGGTCCGGTATTTTTCGGGGTGGCGGGTGAATTGCTTGACGCGATGCGCAAGATCGGGCGCACACCCAGGGTCATCATCCTGCGTATGCGGCTGGTGCCGATGCTCGATGCCAGCGGGGTGACGATGATCGAGGAATTTATCGAACAGGCCCGCGTCTCGGGCGCGAAGATCATTTTATCGGGTGTGCAGCCGCAACCGAGGGACATGCTCCGGCGCATCGGCTTGTCAGAGGACGAAGCAGATGTCTGTTTTGCAGCCGACTATGCCGCTGCGCTGCGGAATGCCGAACGACTGACATCCTCAGGCTGA
- the ccmC gene encoding heme ABC transporter permease CcmC, protein MHAYANPTRFLSLARPLTPFLLFGGIAMVVAACIWGLLATPAERLQGDTVKIIFVHVPMAWLGMAGWSGIAIASITELIWRHPLASHAARAIAVPGALFSLLCLITGAIWGRPAWGTWWVWDGRLTSMLVLFFLYLAYIVLANETSKSNGQSRIAAIFGVVGIINLPIIRFSVEWWETQHQGTSINIMGKSTIDALYLWPLLVSAVGFSLLFGAIVLMRMRASLAQTKVDARLKRMAAE, encoded by the coding sequence ATGCATGCATATGCGAATCCCACCCGTTTCCTGTCACTTGCCAGGCCGCTGACGCCGTTTTTGCTGTTCGGCGGTATCGCCATGGTAGTGGCCGCTTGCATATGGGGCCTGCTGGCTACGCCAGCCGAGCGGTTGCAGGGCGACACGGTGAAGATCATCTTTGTTCATGTGCCGATGGCATGGCTCGGCATGGCGGGCTGGTCGGGCATTGCGATTGCCAGCATCACCGAGCTGATCTGGCGGCATCCGCTCGCCTCGCATGCGGCGCGCGCGATTGCGGTGCCCGGGGCGCTGTTTTCCCTTTTATGTCTGATCACGGGAGCAATCTGGGGACGTCCGGCATGGGGTACATGGTGGGTCTGGGACGGTCGCCTGACCTCGATGCTGGTGCTGTTTTTTCTCTATCTGGCCTATATCGTGCTCGCCAACGAGACGAGCAAGAGCAACGGCCAGAGCCGGATCGCGGCAATTTTCGGCGTTGTCGGCATCATCAATCTGCCAATCATCCGTTTTTCGGTCGAATGGTGGGAAACCCAGCATCAGGGGACGAGCATCAATATCATGGGCAAATCCACCATCGATGCGCTCTATTTATGGCCTCTATTGGTTTCGGCCGTAGGTTTCTCTCTGCTATTCGGCGCGATTGTGCTTATGCGGATGCGGGCCAGTCTGGCGCAAACCAAGGTCGATGCGCGGCTGAAAAGGATGGCAGCAGAATGA
- the ccmE gene encoding cytochrome c maturation protein CcmE, whose amino-acid sequence MKAKHQRLTLVLLAVVALVGAGLLAAYALQDQASYFYTPSDIADKKPQAGTAIRLGGMVEKGSIQRSADGVTVQFIVQDAKAQQKVTYTGITPDLFVEGSGVVADGRLDANGLFVAETLLAKHDENYIPRELEGIDMTSGKNKTETLVQ is encoded by the coding sequence ATGAAAGCAAAGCATCAAAGACTGACCCTGGTTCTGCTGGCGGTGGTGGCGCTGGTCGGTGCTGGTTTGCTGGCCGCTTATGCGCTCCAGGATCAGGCGAGCTATTTCTACACGCCTTCTGATATTGCGGACAAGAAACCGCAGGCGGGTACGGCCATCCGGCTGGGTGGCATGGTAGAAAAAGGCTCGATCCAGCGCTCGGCGGACGGCGTGACGGTGCAGTTCATCGTGCAGGACGCCAAAGCCCAGCAAAAGGTCACGTATACCGGTATCACTCCGGACCTGTTTGTCGAAGGTTCGGGCGTGGTTGCCGATGGACGGCTCGATGCCAACGGTCTGTTTGTTGCCGAGACTTTGCTCGCCAAACATGATGAAAATTACATTCCGCGCGAGCTGGAAGGCATTGATATGACATCCGGCAAAAATAAAACGGAGACGCTGGTCCAATGA